Proteins encoded together in one Marinithermus hydrothermalis DSM 14884 window:
- the deoC gene encoding deoxyribose-phosphate aldolase, with protein MDLARYIDHTLLKPTATPEEIRRLCREAMEHYFFAVCVNPAHVRLARETLGDAPVRVASVVGFPLGATPSEIKALEAAQAVAHGADELDMVIPLGLAKAHDWAGVEADVRAVRSAAPRAVLKVILETGFLTPEEARLAAQAAVRAGANFLKTSTGFGPRGATVEDVKLLVEVAQGRAEVKAAGGIRTPEDARRMIEAGATRIGTSSGVALVQGGEGTGY; from the coding sequence ATGGACCTCGCACGTTACATTGACCACACGCTTCTGAAGCCCACGGCCACCCCGGAAGAGATCCGCCGTTTATGCCGCGAAGCGATGGAGCATTACTTCTTCGCGGTTTGCGTGAACCCCGCGCACGTCCGGCTCGCACGGGAAACGCTAGGCGACGCTCCGGTACGCGTCGCGAGCGTGGTGGGCTTCCCGCTCGGGGCGACCCCCTCCGAGATCAAGGCGCTCGAGGCCGCCCAGGCGGTGGCGCACGGTGCGGACGAGCTGGACATGGTGATCCCCCTGGGCCTCGCCAAAGCCCACGACTGGGCGGGCGTGGAGGCCGACGTGCGCGCGGTGCGGTCGGCCGCGCCCCGCGCGGTGCTGAAGGTGATCCTCGAGACGGGGTTCCTCACCCCTGAGGAGGCGCGCCTCGCCGCACAAGCCGCCGTGCGGGCCGGAGCGAACTTCCTCAAGACCTCCACCGGGTTCGGACCACGCGGCGCTACGGTAGAGGACGTGAAGCTCCTCGTGGAGGTCGCCCAGGGCCGCGCCGAGGTCAAGGCCGCGGGCGGCATCCGCACTCCGGAGGACGCCCGGCGCATGATCGAGGCTGGCGCCACCCGGATCGGCACCTCGAGCGGCGTGGCGCTCGTACAGGGAGGGGAGGGCACCGGGTACTGA
- a CDS encoding N-acetylmuramoyl-L-alanine amidase family protein — protein sequence MRQTALIIFWVLQLVLATAQGFPRIGVHEGFTRFVFDLPMGTPYRVDPSETGVIVRFGPLEAPARSETLDDPAVQAYRVEHYNDATVAVIELRPGVEYKRFVLPNEDGSFRLVLDFFHPAPAANAPPPKPNPPKLVVVLDPGHGGPDPGATGFVVEKEVALDVARRVQRLLEAQGIEVILTRAEDTDLAPPDVQNLRERKLIDLGKRAGMADLTKTLFISIHINSAERPAQGIEVYYFGATQDPRLLAKAVQENGGGELGERLTQQAQRRAEQILADLVAKANQDFSRRLAEMVLEGMLEHTQAQNRGVHSAPFYVIRNAQIPAILVELGFTNHPTEGHRLAQPDYRARLAEGIATGVLRFLANGAYASRLDPEKPLP from the coding sequence ATGCGGCAGACGGCGCTTATCATCTTTTGGGTATTGCAGCTGGTTCTGGCCACCGCCCAGGGCTTCCCGCGGATCGGGGTGCACGAGGGGTTCACGCGGTTCGTCTTCGACCTGCCGATGGGCACCCCTTACCGGGTCGATCCTAGCGAGACCGGGGTCATCGTGCGTTTCGGCCCGCTCGAGGCTCCTGCGCGCTCCGAAACGCTGGACGACCCCGCGGTGCAGGCGTACCGGGTGGAGCACTATAACGACGCGACCGTCGCCGTGATCGAGCTGCGTCCGGGCGTGGAGTACAAGCGGTTCGTGCTGCCTAACGAGGACGGCAGCTTCCGGCTGGTGCTGGACTTCTTCCACCCCGCCCCGGCCGCGAACGCCCCGCCGCCCAAACCGAACCCCCCCAAGCTCGTGGTGGTCCTGGATCCCGGGCACGGCGGGCCGGACCCTGGCGCGACGGGGTTCGTGGTGGAGAAGGAGGTCGCGCTGGACGTAGCCCGGCGCGTCCAACGCCTTCTGGAAGCCCAGGGGATCGAGGTGATCCTGACCCGCGCGGAGGATACCGACCTCGCGCCGCCGGACGTGCAGAACCTGCGGGAACGCAAGCTCATCGACCTGGGGAAGCGGGCCGGAATGGCGGACCTCACGAAGACCCTGTTCATCTCGATCCACATCAACAGCGCCGAGCGCCCTGCGCAAGGCATCGAGGTCTACTACTTCGGCGCGACCCAAGACCCTCGGCTGCTCGCCAAGGCCGTCCAGGAGAACGGCGGCGGCGAGCTCGGCGAACGCCTGACGCAACAAGCCCAACGCCGCGCGGAGCAGATCCTGGCGGACCTGGTCGCCAAGGCCAACCAGGACTTCTCCCGCCGCCTGGCCGAGATGGTGCTCGAGGGCATGCTCGAGCACACCCAAGCTCAAAACCGAGGGGTGCACTCCGCCCCGTTCTACGTCATCCGTAACGCGCAGATCCCCGCGATCCTCGTCGAGCTGGGCTTCACCAACCACCCCACCGAAGGGCACCGCCTGGCCCAGCCTGACTACCGGGCGCGCCTCGCCGAGGGGATCGCCACGGGCGTGCTGCGCTTTTTAGCGAACGGCGCGTACGCGTCTCGCCTGGACCCGGAAAAACCGCTACCATGA
- a CDS encoding LptF/LptG family permease produces MTRLDRYILREAFPPFAFGLLLYVGLILLSNLLGRAQWLVGVEFWGLVRWLWYQVPFVLNQTLPVAVLLATLLAYGRLSRENELLVIQAGGLPLLRTARWLFVAAFVLVGVSLYMSETLIPRANERAAVLWWDELTSKGNGLARLAGQDVPVGPYRLFFARYDYRTKEMVGVRLELWQGETLAVIFADRGRLEENRLRLVNFRQYTLDLTRLPLPDFASLEEAEQHLRRLVRMQNVARDPSRTLTVLLPKTRSQLLAQHGGGGFEDANPISYWYERIQKTVNSPREHLEARVQFHSMLAVPFANLVVLVLALPIAVRKAGSTGLAFGYSLIVTIGYYLVFTLGKLLALNGVVPPELGAWGANLLALGLAWVFGEGVYR; encoded by the coding sequence ATGACACGCTTAGACCGTTACATTCTGCGCGAAGCCTTCCCGCCCTTCGCGTTTGGGTTGTTGCTCTACGTCGGCCTCATCCTCCTCTCCAACCTCTTGGGGCGCGCCCAGTGGCTGGTGGGGGTGGAGTTCTGGGGGCTGGTGCGCTGGTTGTGGTACCAGGTCCCGTTCGTCCTGAACCAGACCCTGCCCGTCGCGGTTCTGCTCGCGACCCTCCTCGCGTACGGGCGCTTAAGCCGCGAGAACGAGCTCCTCGTGATCCAGGCCGGGGGGCTGCCCCTATTGCGCACGGCGCGCTGGTTGTTCGTGGCGGCTTTCGTGCTGGTTGGGGTGTCCTTGTACATGAGCGAGACCCTCATCCCCCGGGCGAACGAGCGAGCCGCGGTGCTTTGGTGGGACGAGCTCACCTCCAAGGGCAACGGCCTCGCTCGCCTCGCCGGGCAGGACGTGCCCGTCGGACCGTACCGGCTGTTCTTCGCACGCTACGACTACCGCACCAAGGAGATGGTGGGGGTGCGGCTCGAGCTGTGGCAAGGGGAGACCCTCGCCGTGATCTTCGCGGATCGGGGGCGACTCGAGGAGAACCGGTTGCGCCTCGTGAACTTCCGGCAGTACACCCTGGACCTCACCCGCCTGCCCCTGCCGGATTTCGCGAGCCTGGAGGAGGCCGAGCAGCACCTGCGGCGGCTCGTGCGCATGCAGAACGTCGCCCGCGATCCTTCCAGGACCCTGACGGTCCTCTTGCCGAAGACCCGTTCTCAGCTCCTCGCGCAGCACGGCGGGGGCGGGTTTGAGGACGCGAACCCCATCAGTTACTGGTACGAGCGGATCCAGAAGACGGTGAACTCCCCGCGGGAGCACCTCGAGGCCCGCGTCCAGTTCCACTCGATGCTCGCGGTGCCCTTCGCGAACCTGGTGGTGCTTGTTTTGGCCCTACCCATCGCGGTGCGCAAGGCCGGGAGTACCGGCCTCGCGTTCGGGTATTCCCTAATCGTGACGATCGGGTACTACCTGGTCTTCACTCTGGGTAAGCTGCTCGCCTTGAACGGCGTGGTGCCCCCGGAGCTCGGGGCGTGGGGCGCGAACCTCCTGGCCTTGGGGCTCGCCTGGGTGTTCGGGGAGGGGGTGTACCGCTGA